One Burkholderia sp. PAMC 26561 genomic window carries:
- a CDS encoding ABC transporter ATP-binding protein: MNTSSSIALSASNIHKSFGDAHVLKGISLDAHEGDVISILGASGSGKSTFLRCINMLETPDDGEVKLAGEAIEMKRGRDGRLQPGNRKQVDRIRSQLGMVFQGFNLWSHMTVMQNVIEGPLRVQKRTRAECVEEAEQLLTKVGLYEKRDAYPAHLSGGQQQRVAIARALAMHPKVMLFDEPTSALDPELVGEVLRVMRALAEEGRTMLVVTHEMGFARHVSNRVMFLHQGQVDAEGPPDDLFNGRCSERFQQFVSSHHSRTAN; the protein is encoded by the coding sequence ATGAACACCAGCAGCTCCATTGCGCTCTCCGCGAGCAACATCCACAAGTCTTTCGGCGATGCGCACGTGCTCAAGGGCATTTCCCTCGATGCGCACGAAGGCGACGTGATCTCGATCCTGGGTGCGAGCGGCTCGGGCAAAAGCACGTTCCTGCGCTGTATCAACATGCTTGAAACGCCGGATGACGGCGAAGTGAAACTGGCGGGCGAAGCCATCGAAATGAAGCGGGGCCGCGATGGACGTCTGCAGCCCGGCAACCGCAAGCAGGTCGACCGGATTCGTTCGCAGCTCGGCATGGTGTTCCAGGGTTTCAATCTCTGGTCGCACATGACGGTGATGCAGAACGTGATCGAAGGGCCGCTGCGTGTGCAAAAGCGCACGCGTGCCGAGTGCGTTGAAGAAGCCGAGCAGTTGCTGACGAAGGTCGGCCTGTATGAAAAACGCGATGCGTACCCTGCGCATTTGTCGGGCGGCCAGCAACAGCGCGTCGCGATCGCGCGTGCACTGGCAATGCACCCGAAGGTCATGCTCTTCGATGAACCCACGTCCGCGCTCGATCCCGAACTGGTCGGCGAAGTGCTGCGCGTGATGCGCGCGCTCGCCGAAGAAGGGCGGACCATGCTGGTCGTCACGCACGAGATGGGCTTTGCGCGGCATGTGTCGAACCGGGTGATGTTCCTGCATCAGGGACAAGTCGATGCCGAAGGTCCCCCCGACGACCTTTTCAACGGACGATGCTCGGAACGCTTCCAGCAGTTTGTATCGAGTCATCATTCACGTACCGCCAACTAA
- a CDS encoding HAL/PAL/TAL family ammonia-lyase, producing MNNGFNHGYTSAVVNLDAPLGWRDIARIANGAKLVLSPDARARIDHARALVEQIVERRIRAYGVNTGVGALCDVIVSPSEQRTLSRNILMSHSVGVGEPLRREETRAIIAAAVNNFAHGKSGVRLELVDLLVTLLDSGAIPEVPAFGSVGYLSHMAHIALVLIGEGFVRDDTGRLSAACALQRLEREPLVLEAKEGLSVVNGTPCVTGLASLALARTERLLQWADTISAMTFENLRGQAAAFDADSLALRISPGLSVVGAHLRELLADSGIIAASYGRSTQDPLSLRTIPHVHGAARDVFATTAEVVNRELASVTDNPVVTGTLTAPRVFSQAHAVGASIGLAMDSLSTAVAEVAAMAERRIDRLVNPLVSGLPAFLADSGGTCSGFMIAQYTAASLVAHNRRLAMPASLDGGITSGLQEDHLCHATPAALKALEIIANAERIFAIELLAAAQAYDLQPPDLTRAPRTDAVYRSVRAVISPYRDDRPLAGDIAAAVAFVCEAAPVF from the coding sequence CTGAATAACGGTTTCAATCATGGATATACATCGGCCGTGGTGAATCTCGATGCGCCGCTTGGATGGCGCGATATCGCGCGGATTGCGAACGGCGCGAAGCTGGTTTTATCGCCCGATGCACGCGCCCGGATCGATCATGCGCGCGCATTGGTCGAGCAGATCGTCGAGCGCCGGATTCGCGCTTACGGCGTGAATACGGGCGTGGGCGCGCTGTGCGATGTGATCGTGTCGCCGTCCGAACAGCGGACTTTGTCGCGCAACATCTTGATGAGCCACTCGGTGGGCGTCGGCGAACCACTGCGGCGCGAGGAGACGCGGGCGATCATCGCGGCGGCGGTCAACAACTTCGCGCACGGGAAGTCAGGCGTGCGGCTCGAGCTGGTCGATTTGCTCGTCACGCTGCTCGACAGCGGGGCGATTCCCGAAGTGCCGGCGTTCGGGTCTGTCGGTTATCTGAGTCATATGGCGCATATCGCGCTGGTGCTGATCGGCGAAGGATTTGTCCGCGATGACACTGGCCGGCTCAGCGCGGCTTGTGCATTGCAGCGGCTCGAGCGCGAACCGCTGGTGCTGGAGGCGAAGGAAGGCCTGAGCGTGGTCAACGGCACGCCGTGCGTGACGGGGCTCGCGTCTCTTGCGCTGGCGCGCACCGAGCGCCTGCTGCAATGGGCCGACACCATTTCCGCAATGACCTTCGAAAACCTGCGCGGGCAGGCCGCCGCCTTCGATGCCGACTCCCTTGCGCTGCGGATATCGCCGGGATTGTCGGTGGTGGGCGCGCATTTGCGCGAGCTTCTGGCTGACAGCGGGATCATCGCGGCGTCGTATGGGCGCAGCACGCAGGACCCGCTGAGCTTGCGCACGATCCCACACGTCCACGGCGCTGCCCGCGATGTGTTCGCGACCACCGCCGAAGTCGTGAACCGCGAGCTGGCTTCCGTTACCGACAACCCCGTCGTCACCGGCACGCTTACCGCGCCGCGCGTGTTTTCGCAAGCGCATGCGGTGGGCGCGTCGATCGGCCTCGCGATGGACAGCCTGAGCACGGCCGTGGCCGAAGTCGCTGCGATGGCGGAGCGGCGTATCGACCGGCTGGTGAACCCGCTGGTGAGCGGCTTGCCCGCATTCCTCGCCGATAGCGGCGGCACGTGTTCCGGCTTCATGATCGCGCAGTACACGGCGGCGTCGCTGGTCGCGCACAACCGGCGGCTCGCAATGCCTGCCAGTCTCGATGGCGGCATCACGTCCGGTCTGCAGGAGGACCATTTGTGCCACGCGACGCCGGCAGCGCTGAAGGCGCTGGAGATCATCGCGAACGCGGAGCGGATTTTTGCGATCGAATTGCTCGCCGCGGCGCAGGCCTACGACTTGCAGCCCCCTGACCTGACGCGTGCGCCCAGGACGGATGCCGTGTACCGGAGCGTGCGTGCGGTGATCTCGCCATATCGTGATGACCGGCCGCTCGCGGGCGATATCGCCGCCGCTGTTGCCTTCGTCTGCGAGGCTGCGCCAGTTTTCTAA
- a CDS encoding ABC transporter permease, whose product MNIDFEFLGDTLSKLLAAVPTTLGLFFASLIVGGLLSLVIVSMRVSPNWAINRFARAYILVFRGSPLLIQMFLVYYGLGQFPAVRASIVWPVLREPYACAILSLALCTAGYTAEIIRGGLQSVPHGQIEAALACGMSRWTVLRRIIAPITLRYALPAYSTEAVLLVKSTALASLVTVWDVTGVAQQIIQRTYRTMEVFICAAAIYLVLNFIIVRALGMLEKKLSPHLRDRNETVSKKPVPASLKATTVPNTHIDS is encoded by the coding sequence ATGAACATCGATTTCGAATTTCTCGGCGATACGTTGTCGAAACTCCTCGCCGCCGTGCCGACCACACTCGGGCTTTTCTTCGCCTCGCTGATTGTGGGTGGCCTGCTTTCGCTCGTGATCGTCTCAATGCGCGTCAGCCCCAACTGGGCGATAAACAGGTTCGCGCGCGCGTACATCCTGGTGTTTCGCGGCTCGCCGCTCCTGATCCAGATGTTCCTTGTTTATTACGGGCTGGGGCAATTTCCCGCGGTCCGCGCGAGCATCGTCTGGCCTGTGCTTCGCGAGCCTTATGCGTGCGCGATTCTTTCGCTGGCGTTGTGCACCGCAGGTTATACCGCCGAGATCATCCGTGGCGGTCTGCAGTCCGTGCCGCATGGCCAGATTGAAGCGGCGCTCGCATGCGGCATGTCGCGCTGGACGGTGCTGCGCCGGATCATCGCACCGATCACGCTGCGCTATGCGCTGCCTGCGTATTCCACCGAAGCCGTGCTGCTTGTCAAATCGACGGCACTCGCAAGTCTCGTCACCGTCTGGGACGTGACCGGCGTCGCGCAGCAGATCATCCAGCGAACCTACCGGACCATGGAAGTCTTCATCTGCGCCGCGGCCATTTATCTCGTGCTGAATTTCATCATCGTGCGGGCGCTCGGGATGCTCGAAAAGAAGCTCTCGCCGCATCTGCGTGATCGTAACGAAACGGTATCGAAGAAACCTGTGCCTGCATCGCTCAAGGCAACGACGGTGCCAAACACGCATATCGATTCCTGA
- the hutU gene encoding urocanate hydratase, translated as MKNHNPRPLRAPRGTELTCKSWLTEAPYRMLLNNLDPEVAENPDKLVVYGGIGRAARNWECLDKILETLQRLESDESLLVQSGKPVGVFKTHADAPRVLIANSNLVPKWATWEHFNELDRKGLFMYGQMTAGSWIYIGSQGIVQGTYETFVEAARQHFNGSWKGRWILTAGLGGMGGAQPLAATLAGAVSLNIECDQTRIDFRLRTRYVDKQAKDIDHALELIKQHTAAGDAISIALLGNAAEVLPELVRRAKAGAIKPDLVTDQTSSHDLINGYLPAGWSLEKWRAASLDASQHAELKAAAQRSCAQHVQAMLDFHAMGIPAVDYGNNLRQVAFDDGVKNAFDFPGFVPAYIRPLFCEGKGPFRWVALSGDPEDIYKTDAKLKELFPHNAGMNRWLDMARDRIAFQGLPARICWLGLGERHVAGLAFNEMVKSGELKAPIVIGRDHLDTGSVASPNRETESMKDGTDAVSDWPLLNALLNTAGGATWVSLHHGGGVGMGYSQHAGMVIVADGTEAAHKRLARVLVNDCASGVMRHGDAGYEQAIECAKNFGLDLPFITT; from the coding sequence ATGAAAAACCACAACCCACGTCCCCTGCGCGCACCGCGCGGTACCGAACTTACGTGCAAGAGCTGGCTTACCGAAGCGCCGTACCGGATGCTGCTGAACAACCTCGATCCCGAAGTCGCCGAGAACCCGGACAAGCTGGTTGTGTACGGCGGTATAGGCCGCGCCGCGCGCAACTGGGAATGCCTCGACAAGATCCTGGAAACGCTGCAACGCCTGGAAAGCGATGAGTCGCTGCTCGTGCAATCGGGCAAGCCGGTTGGCGTATTCAAGACGCACGCCGACGCGCCGCGCGTGCTGATCGCGAATTCGAATCTCGTGCCGAAATGGGCGACGTGGGAGCACTTCAACGAGCTCGACCGCAAGGGCCTCTTCATGTACGGCCAGATGACGGCCGGGAGCTGGATCTACATCGGCAGCCAGGGGATCGTGCAGGGCACGTACGAAACCTTCGTGGAAGCGGCGCGCCAGCATTTCAACGGTAGCTGGAAAGGCCGCTGGATCCTGACGGCGGGCCTGGGCGGCATGGGCGGCGCGCAGCCGCTCGCGGCGACGCTGGCGGGGGCGGTATCGCTGAATATCGAGTGCGACCAGACGCGCATCGACTTCCGTCTGCGCACGCGCTACGTCGATAAACAAGCAAAGGATATCGATCACGCGCTCGAACTCATCAAGCAACATACCGCCGCAGGCGACGCCATCTCGATCGCGCTGCTCGGTAATGCCGCCGAAGTGCTGCCGGAACTCGTGCGCCGCGCCAAGGCCGGCGCCATCAAGCCGGATCTGGTCACTGACCAAACCTCGTCGCACGACCTGATCAACGGTTACCTGCCGGCCGGCTGGAGCCTGGAAAAGTGGCGCGCGGCATCGCTGGACGCCTCGCAACACGCCGAGCTCAAGGCCGCCGCGCAACGCTCGTGCGCGCAGCACGTCCAGGCCATGCTCGATTTCCACGCAATGGGCATCCCGGCCGTCGATTACGGCAACAACCTGCGTCAGGTTGCATTCGATGACGGCGTAAAGAACGCCTTCGATTTCCCCGGCTTCGTGCCCGCGTATATCCGCCCGTTGTTCTGCGAAGGCAAGGGCCCGTTCCGCTGGGTCGCGCTGTCGGGCGATCCGGAAGACATCTACAAGACCGACGCCAAGCTGAAGGAACTGTTCCCGCATAACGCCGGCATGAACCGCTGGCTCGATATGGCGCGCGACCGTATCGCGTTCCAGGGGTTGCCGGCGCGGATTTGCTGGCTCGGGCTGGGTGAGCGTCACGTTGCCGGCCTCGCGTTCAACGAGATGGTGAAGAGCGGTGAGCTGAAGGCGCCGATTGTCATTGGCCGGGATCATCTGGATACCGGTTCCGTCGCGAGCCCGAACCGCGAGACGGAAAGCATGAAGGACGGCACGGACGCCGTGTCCGACTGGCCGCTGCTCAATGCGCTCCTGAACACCGCTGGCGGCGCGACGTGGGTGAGCCTGCATCACGGCGGTGGCGTGGGCATGGGGTACTCGCAACACGCGGGCATGGTGATTGTCGCCGATGGCACCGAAGCCGCCCACAAGCGTCTCGCACGCGTGCTGGTGAACGACTGCGCGTCGGGCGTGATGCGTCATGGCGATGCCGGTTACGAGCAGGCCATCGAATGCGCGAAGAACTTCGGCCTCGACCTTCCATTCATCACGACCTGA